The sequence ttcccttgtggcttaactggtaaacaatccgcctgcaatgcaggagacctgggctcgatccctgggttgggaatattcccctggagaacggaaaggctaccctatccagtattctggcctagaaaattccatagactatagttcatggggtcgcaaagagttggacacgactttcacttttgctttcactaGATAGTGGAGAGTTTTGATAAGACTGGGAGTAACTCCATCTTTGTTCATAAAATGTCACTGAGTACCTACCACCTGGTACATAgccaggacttcccttgtggctcagacagtgaataTGTGTGAAAtccaaagacctgggttcaacccctggattgggaaggtcccctggagaagggaatggcaacccactcttgtattcttgcctggaaaattccacggacagaggagctgttgggctacagtccatgcggtcacaaagagttggacatgactgagggattaaCACTTTCATTAGTTAGGGAATTCTTCTAGAAAGAGTTAGCAGTCTTTTGGTCTGCATTAATACTGTTCTTTCCTCGTGTGTAGGTAAAGAAATAGGTAAATTACAGCATCTCCAGCCAGACATCCAGGTCAAAACTTGGGGAGATTTCCTAGGCTTCTCTTTCCTGTGTAAGGTGTTATCGATATGACTTCTTTCGACCTATCCAGTCCTtgccctcttttctttccttccaccacTGCAATGATTTAGACTTTCAGTTTAACTGAACTAAggttgtatgtgtgctcagtcctgtccaactgtttgtgaccctatggactgtagcctgccaggaaccTCTGGTCCATGAAAATatccaagcatgaatactggagcaggttaccattttctactccaggggatcttaccgacccagggatcaaactcatgtcccttacatctcctgcattggcgggtgggttctttaccactctgccacctggaaagccctaaatGCCTCCAGTCTTCACACTTCAGTTTTTGCATTGCTATCAAAGTAATCTTTCTAAATGTGGATCATTTCACAGCTTTAGATTAAAATCCTTAAACTGCTCCTCTTTaccttttgggggaaaaaagtcaaaTTTCTTAAAATGGAATATGAGACCCTTCATGATCTGTCTTCTATAGAACTTTTGTCTTCCTCCTTCCTGCTTCCTATGTCATCCCCAAGCCCCCTCAAGTCACATAGCCAATGCTCCAGCAAGAAATACTGGCAGAACTCACCACACTAGGCTCTAAGACCTTTCCACATTTGAACACAGCTGTTCCTTTTACTCAgaaatttcttctctttattcaAAAGTCAGCCCTGGTATCACCACCTTTGGGAAGCCTTGCCTGATTTCCCTTAGCTGCCTCCACAACCTCATGTGGTTGCATCACCGCAGTGATCACTATACTATATGGCATTTACTGTCTCTCCTGGGCATCCTCATGTATTTAATCTTTATCCCCAGCACACAGCACCATACTTGAGTATACCCTCAATGAATGTctgctgaaaaaataaatgaataactgcGTAATCttttttttgtagtttatttaacatgtattttataataattttgtattgATGTCTTGCCTGATATTAATCAATATATGAGAACACATTGTGTTacatctcagtttttttttatgagcacaaaatcaaaaatatatttacaagctTTCAGGAGGCATATACATTGGCACTAAACAAGGTGATAACGtgtaaaatagtatttttaagtatttaattaCTTCAGACATCTCAGTACGGAAATGagagcattttcttttattcttaaccATGTTTTTATTCTGACTTACATCCCAGCAGGTGAAACTGCTTGCTCTCTTCCAATGATCTGGGCTCAAAAGACAAATACAGCTGCCGATGTCTTCATCGTATTCACTGATAACGAGACCTTTGCTGGAAGTGTCCATCCTGCTATAGCTCTTCTAGGGTTGTTAAAatgattgttattgtttagtcgctaagtcatgtccgactcttgtgattcCTCAGACTGTAGTcatccagactcctctgtccgtgggattttccaggcaagaatactggagtgggttgccatttccttctccaataacttCGTAATCTTAACCCAGcattttccaaacattttttaCAGAATGGTTCTACCAACTCACTTATACTACCACCACAAGTATCATTGAGTTTCCTATTACTCCATATTCTCACTATCACTTGATAGTCTTagacttaaatttaaaacattgtatTCGGCCTGTGGTGGTATCTCACCCTAGTTTTTGTGTCTTTAATACGCTAATAGATATGGTTTTAAGACAAGCTTTTCCCCCCCAACATGTAATACTTACTAAGATTTTCTGAAAGAGTGAATGCAAAGTCCCTATAGTTAGACTTTTTCAAAGAATGGTGGGAAAGCCATTGACTCTGGAGCAAGATGCAGAACTGTAGTCAAGATCTTGGAATCAGAACGAAAATTTATCTCAGCAGTGCTTCTCATGTATTCACATGAAAACCCAGTGTCCTTGTTAAAATTGAACATTCTTGGGTTGTATCACCCAGAAATTCTGAGTCAGTAGTTCAGAGACTGAGCCCTaatatctacattttaaaataagtttctcACGTGATTCTGATGCAGTTGACTTTCAGTCCACAGAATAAAAAGCACTGTTTAGAGAATAAGGTTTCTTCCTAAacaagcatttgttgttgtttttgttgttgtttagtcactaaatcatgtctgactctgtgactctgttggctgtagcccaccaggctcctttgtctgttggatttcccaggcaagaatactggagtgagttgccatttccttttcaaagggatcttcctgacccagggatcaaagcttcatctcctgcattggcaggcggattctttactgatgaacTACCAGGGAACAAAAttaaagaagtttaaaatatACCCTGCAATAAGCGAAAACCTCTGATTGTGTTGCAAAATCAAGAGTAATTATGGGGAAGTGGTATGGTGAAAGAGCATTGGTGCTGCTTTCAGAAGAGGTGCATTTGAGACTCAGGGTGTGTCATCTTAGGCAAATCCCTTAACCTTCCTGAGTTTCCATTTTTCACCTAAAATTAGTATTAAACCTATCCTACCAACCTTGCAAACCTGTGTAATGGTTAAAATGATAGAGTGGGAAGGCCCATACAAAAGTAAGATCTAATCATTGTTAAAGTAATGatgattgttttttttaatgtattattttatttatgtattttgctatttatttttggctgtgctgggtctctgttactgtgcaggcttttctctcattgcagcaagcagggtctactctttgttgcagtgggCAGGCTTTTCATTGaactggcttctcttgtcgcagagcactaGGCTCTAGGAcacacaggctttagtagttgtgactTGTgcgctcagtagttgcagttacTGTTTACCCAgctatagagcacaggctcaatagttgtggcacaagggcttagttgctccacagcatgtggcatcttctaggaccagggatcaaaattgtgcctcctgcattggcaggtggattgtttaccgcTGAGCCTGGGTACTTAATGAGCCTGGTAATTCCAGGGAAGCAACCCTTCctgaattaaagaaacaatatttaGCCTCAGGAGCATTTATTTCTTAGAATAACCTCAGCTGCTCTCTACGAAAAGGAAAACtgtaaaaacattttatgtttgCAAAGAAAATCTTGAGTGACAAGACCAGGGATTCAAATCAATTTTGAGACAAGACCAGGATTCTAATCTTACTAACCCACGTCACTTTTCATCATACATTACTCAAATACCTTTCTCATTCTTTATTATAATCCACAGAGCAAGTGATTCCGACACACACCTGAATCTGAGCACCTCTGCTCTACTGCATTAGGTGTAATAGTGGGGTGGTGATCGTTGTCTTTATCTTTTATTGTACTTATTTGATAAAAAGCTTTATTGAGGCATTATTCACATGCATACAATTCACCAATCTAAAttgtacaattcaatggtttgAGTATAATCACAGAGTTGTGCAGCTATCTCCACTatcaattttacattttcatcacccaGAAAGAACTTCCCGGACAGCAGTCATTCTGTATTCTCCCTTCCCCTCAGCCATTGCCaaacactaatctactttctgtatgGATTTTCCACTTAAGACCTTTCATATATAAGGGAAACATATAACATGTAGCCTTTTGTgattgtcttctttcacttagcagatTTTCAAGGACTACGctcttttaaaattatcagtGTATCAACCGTagatatagtttaaaaataagacGAAAAAACCCATAATCCCATTCTAATAGTCATtatcatacttttattttttcccctctgaagGTGCATTTTCATCTTATTGGAAAACAGATGGAGAGCGACCCTCGCTCCCACCACGACCCCACGAATCCCGCGCCACCGGACTCCCAGCCTCCCAAAGCCCGGACCAAGGGGAGCCGTGGCAGGGGAGGAAAAAGcggccctgccccgcccctccccgccggCGCCTCACTGACGTCACTGCTCCGGGACGCAGACCCCCGCCCTCCTTCCCCGTCGCGGTTGCTTTGACAGAACGCGATGGCGGCGTCCGGGTCTGCCGGAGTACCGGCGACCGTGTCGGGAAAGCAAGAGTTTTACCAGCTTCTGAAGAACCTGATCAATCCAAGCTGTATGGTGCGGCGGCAGGCAGAGGAAATCTATGAAAATATCCCAGGTCTGTGTAAGACTACATTCCTCTTAGATGCCGTCAGAAATAGAAGAGCGGGTTATGAGGTGAGACAAATGGCTGCCGCCCTGCTACGACGGCTTTTGTCCTCTGGGTTTGAGGAAGTCTATCCAAATCTGCCTTCTGATGTTCAGAGGGACGTCAAGATTGAACTGATACTGGCTGTTAAGTTAGAAACACATGCTAGTATGAGGAAAAAACTTTGTGACATTTTTGCAGTGCTGGCCAGGAATTTGATAGATGAGGATGGCACTAACCACTGGCCTGAAGGTCTGAAGTTCCTTGTTGATTCAATCTACTCTAAAAATGTGGTTCTATGGGAAGTTGCACTTCACGTTTTCTGGCACTTTCCGGGGATTTTTGGGAACCAGGAGCGGCACGATTTGGATATCATCAAACGGTTGTTGGACCAGTGTATTCAAGATCAAGAACATCCAGCAATCAGGACATTATCTGCTAGAGCTGCAGCTGCATTTGTACTTGCTAATGAGAATAATATTGGTCTTTTCAAAGACTTTGCAGACTTGCTTCCTGGAATCTTACAGGCTGTGAATGATTCATGCTACCAGGATGATGATTCAGTGCTAGAATCCCTTGTGGAGATTGCAGATACTGTACCTAAATATTTGGGTCCTTATTTAGAAGATACTCTGCAACTGAGTCTAAAGTTATGTGGAGACTCTAGACTTAGTAATCTGCAACGCCAGCTGGCACTTGAAGTAATAGTGACCTTGTCTGAAACTGCCACCCCAATGTtgaaaaaacatacaaatattatTGCACAGGCAGTTCCTCATATATTAGCAATGATGGTTGATCTACAAGATGACGAGGACTGGGTAAATGCTGATGAAATGGAAGAAGATGATTTTGACAGCAATGCAGTTGCTGCTGAGAGTGCATTAGACAGACTGGCTTGTGGGCTCGGTGGAAAACTTGTTTTACCAATGACTAAGGACCATATCATGCAGATGCTACAGAGCCCTGACTGGAAATACCGACATGCTGGATTAATGGCCTTATCTGCTATTGGAGAAGGATGCCA comes from Cervus elaphus chromosome 29, mCerEla1.1, whole genome shotgun sequence and encodes:
- the RANBP6 gene encoding ran-binding protein 6 isoform X3, whose product is MAASGSAGVPATVSGKQEFYQLLKNLINPSCMVRRQAEEIYENIPGSSSKGEGSSLYYTWTDGYRFCT